From Pontibacter actiniarum, a single genomic window includes:
- a CDS encoding DUF262 domain-containing protein gives MRDNPNIEEEEELSYMDLQGILNDNEEIADDLELANLEDTKVYSRDWTIGTIYDQIDQQNIDLNPDFQRRNAWDDARRSRLIESLIVGYPVPEVVLAEDLEKRRSFLVIDGKQRLLTIAGFINPQIPYWNKPILTGLKVRKDLNGLAYQDLISNPAYTDVVRSLKNADLRCTVISSYRSNDVLYNIFHRLNTGSVPLATQELRQVLFRGPFSNYLIAITNDLQPIHSVLGLKGPDHRLRDVEIILRYLAICFFGNSYAGNLKKFLDDSMKAFNLKWNEFNETVEGEYQNLNNSLFKLENVFGRFNRIGRKYTENKLEPRFNRVLFEVQVFYFRSVPEELLTEQSIAKFTHDFQLMCNAAEFRSSIEATTKTKDSYFTRFSNFETLINSVFDLKLNINPFVR, from the coding sequence ATGAGAGATAACCCAAATATAGAAGAAGAAGAAGAATTGTCTTATATGGATCTTCAAGGTATTTTGAATGATAATGAAGAAATAGCTGACGATTTAGAATTAGCTAATTTAGAAGATACCAAAGTATATTCTAGAGATTGGACTATAGGTACAATTTATGACCAAATAGATCAGCAGAATATTGATTTAAATCCCGATTTCCAAAGAAGAAACGCATGGGACGACGCTCGTAGAAGTAGACTTATAGAATCTCTAATTGTGGGATATCCTGTGCCTGAGGTTGTATTAGCTGAAGATTTAGAGAAGCGTAGGTCTTTCCTTGTAATTGATGGTAAGCAAAGATTATTAACGATTGCAGGATTTATTAATCCACAAATTCCTTATTGGAATAAGCCGATTTTGACTGGTCTAAAAGTCCGCAAAGATTTGAATGGATTAGCATATCAAGACTTAATTTCTAATCCTGCTTATACTGATGTAGTTAGATCATTAAAAAATGCTGACTTACGCTGTACAGTAATTTCTAGTTATAGATCTAATGATGTTTTATATAATATATTTCACAGGTTAAATACTGGTTCAGTTCCACTAGCTACTCAAGAGCTTAGACAAGTCCTTTTTAGAGGCCCATTCTCTAATTATTTAATTGCTATCACTAATGATCTTCAACCTATTCATAGTGTACTTGGATTGAAGGGTCCAGATCATAGATTGAGAGATGTAGAAATAATACTTAGATATCTTGCTATATGTTTTTTTGGAAACTCTTATGCTGGAAATCTGAAGAAATTTTTAGATGACTCAATGAAAGCTTTCAATTTAAAATGGAATGAATTTAATGAGACAGTTGAAGGTGAATATCAGAATTTAAATAATTCTTTATTTAAGCTTGAAAATGTCTTTGGAAGATTTAACAGAATTGGCAGAAAATATACAGAAAATAAATTAGAGCCCAGATTCAATAGAGTTTTGTTTGAAGTTCAGGTATTTTATTTTAGGTCTGTACCGGAGGAGTTACTTACTGAACAGAGTATTGCTAAGTTCACTCATGACTTCCAGTTAATGTGTAATGCTGCCGAGTTTAGAAGTTCAATAGAAGCAACAACGAAAACAAAAGATAGCTACTTTACAAGATTTAGCAATTTTGAAACATTAATAAATTCTGTATTTGATTTAAAGTTAAATATTAATCCATTTGTTAGATGA